In Methanobrevibacter millerae, the genomic window ATTTTTCCTTATCCAAAACAGGTTTGAAAGTTCTCCAGCTTCCGGTTTTGTTGTTTCTAGTATTGCCGGGGTTTTTAATTACACATCCTATACTTACCATAATAATCACCCTCAGTCCATTTCATAAGCTTTTTTGGTAGCTTCTACGTTCAGCTCTCCGACTTTTCCAGGGAAGGTTTCCTTAATCACTTCAAGAAGTGATTCGATACTTACTGCCTGGGTTTTCTTAGCGAAATATCCTAAAATAATGGTATTTACAATGTTACGACCTAACATGTCCAGTGCAATACCTGTTGCGTCAATGCTGTGGACAGCATGTTCTCCGCTACCTTCGAAACTTTCAGTATTAATAGTAACTTCAGTATTGTCTTTAATTCCTGAAAATACATCTACTACATTCAATAATCCGTCATCTAAGACTAATACGTAGTCCGGATTATATACTTGATATCTTAAATCAATTGGCTTGTCATCAATTCTTGTGAAAGCCATAACTGGAGCTCCTCTACGTTCAACTCCAAAGAATGGAAAAGCCTGGGAATATTTGCCGTCTTTGAATGCTGCTTTAGCCAAAATTTCAGCAGCAGTTACGGCACCTTGCCCGCCTCTACCATGAAAACGAATTTCTATCATTAAATTTCCTCCATATATTTATCATGTATAATCATTATAAATTACAAAATATATAAATCTTATGTTATATTTTAATTTTGCAATATTTTTGTTTAATTCTCAATCTAATTTGCCTTTATTTCGTGTTAATTTGTTGATATTTATCTTTTTGATGAATAAAGAAATTTTTAAAGTGTTTAATCTGTTTTATTGATTTTAATGATATTTTTCTTTTTCAAAGATTTAATATAATATAATAATTATAAATAAATTCAAAGAGGAGTTATCATGAAGGTTCTAATCATAACTGGGGATTTGGCATATCCGTTGATAAAAAGTGTTGTTGCAGATTCAAATGAGGATGTTATAGTTCACGTTGCAGACACTCAGGTTGCGGCTTTTTTAACTCCCAACATGATCATTAAAGAGGTCAAAACTCATTTTGCCGATCAGCTGGATGAAATTGACCTGATTCTGGTTCCGGGCCTAATCAAAAAGGGCACCAGGGAAATTACAAAGGAACTTGGAATTCCAACTTTCAAGGGCTCAACCGACGGTGCGGATTTGGCAATGGTACTGAATCTGCTTGAAAACATCCAACTGTCTGAAGACAAGCCTGCGGATAAACTGATTGAAGAGGAAAAAAGAAAAGAGGCCTTCAAGATAATTGATGACTTTGAAAATGATGCCGAAACTATTGAAAAGCTCCTTTTAAAGCCCAATAACATAAGAATTGGAAAATTGCCTGTGGGCGAGGACTTCCCAATGAGGGTTTTGGCCGAAATAGCCAACGCTCCGTTTCTCTCAAAGGAAGCTCTGATTAACAAGTGCCAGTATTTCGTCGATTGTGGGGCCGATATGATAGATATCGGTATGGCTGCCGGTGAGGACTTCTCGGACAAGGTGCCGGAATTAATCGAAACATTAAGGCCAATCGTCGGCGACAGGCCCTTAAGCATAGACACCCTTAATTCCAAGGAAATCCTGGTCGCTGCCGAGCACGGAATCGATTTCGTTTTAAGCCTGGATTTGGGAAACCAATCCAAAGTAGCACCCACATTAAAGGAAAAGGGCATTCCTGCCGTTTTGCTTCCAACCAATTTCACGGAAGGTATCACTCCAAAAACTCCCGAAGAGAGAATTGAGTTCATGCAGCAATTGATTGAGGATACCGACGGATTGAAATACGTTGCAGACCTGATTCTCGATCCCGTAAACAGCGCAAGTATTGTGGAGTCAATCATAGCGTGCAGGGAGTTTCACAAGATTAACAAGGCTCCGATGTTTTTCGGCGTGGGAAACGTCACAGAATTGATGGATGCCGACTCCGGTGGAGTTAATGTGCTTCTTGCGGGAATAGGCATGGAACTGGGCGTCAGCATATTATTTACTCCTGAAGAAAGCGGAAAGACAAGGGGAAGCGTTTATGAACTGTCCACCGCATCAAAGATGATGTTTCTTGCAAAGCACAGAAAATCAATACCTAAGGATTTGGGAATCAACCTTGTAGCATTCAAGGACAAGCACAAAAGAAATGATATCATTGAAAACGAACTTGACGGCATTCCTCAGGCAAAGCTTTCAGAGCCATTGAAATTCGTCAGGGACAAGGCAGGCAGTTTCAGAATTAACGTCGATTATGGAACTACCGTAAGCGACAGCAAAATCGTTGCTACCCATTTCAAGAAAAATAAGGCTGATTTGGTAATTAAAGGCAGCACTGCTAAGGAAATTTATGAAGAAATAATAAAAAAAGAACTTGTTACCCGTATGGAGCATGCAGCTTACCTCGGAAGCGAACTTCAAAAGGCCGAAATTGCAATGATTACGGGTAAAGAATATGTGCAGGATTTTGAACTGTTCAAAAATCCTGATCAGTTTAAAAATTAAATATTTTGTTTTTAATCATCATCAACGATATTATAATCATGTGATCCTCCGGATGAGCTTCCTCCGCTGGATGAGCCTCCGGATGAGCTTCCTCCGCTGGATGAACCTCCTGATGAGCTTCCTCCACTGGATGAGCTTCCTCCGCTGGAAGAACTACTGGATGAACTTCCGCCACTATAATAGCTGCTGGATGAACCTCCTGATGAAGATGATGAGCTTGAACTTGAGCTTGGGCTTTGCTGTTGTGAAGAACTACTGCTGTCACTGGTTGAATTTCCCGTTAGCCAGGATAATAGGCCAGTGTCATTGGTGTTATTAGTATTCTTGGTGTCGTTTACGTCAGTAATATTATTGGTTGTGATGTCAGTACTGCTCGTGTAAACGAATGCGCCCATGGTTAAAATAATTATTGCAACTATAACTGCCAAAATAACCATATTGTCAAAATTCATTTTTCACCCTCCTTTTTATATTAGTAATATATTTAATTCATTAGCATATATATAGTTTTTTGATAAACTTTAAATTAAATTTAGGATAAAAGATAATTAAGTAAAAATATTTTTGGTGTATGACTTTGCAAATTGATGAAATAACTATTAAGGATATAGATAAAGCCCTTTCTAATGAACAATACGTTTCCAATAAGGAAATATCAACAACATTATACTTATCTTTTCTATTGGGCAAACCGATGTTGATTGAAGGTCCTCCGGGTGTTGGAAAGACTGAATTGGCAAAAGTTGTCGCAAAAACTTTCGACAGGGACTTTTTCAGGATACAGTGCTATGAGGGAATTACTTTCGAACAGATTGTCGGAGAATGGAATTATCAAAAGCAGCTATTGCATCTGGAAGCTGCTAAAAACCGGGACAATATGGAAGATACTATTTTTGAAGAGGAATACTTCATCAGAAGATCACTTTTGAACGCCTTTTTGAATGATAAGGATTCCGTATTGCTCATTGACGAAATCGATAAGGCCGATGAGGAAGTTGAAAGCTTTCTTTTGCAGGCTTTGGGTGAGCAGGAAATCACAATCAATGATTTGGGAACTTTCCAGCTGCAGAACGATTTGATTGTCATATTGACTTCCAATTCACAGCGCTCCCTTTTGGATGAAACCAAGGACAGGTGTCTCTTTTTATATATTCCATACCCGAGCATTGAAAGGGAAATACAAATCGTAAAATCCAAGATTCCCGAAGCCGATGACGAAACGGTTTCCAAAGTCGTTCAGATTGTTCACAATATCAGAAACCTTAACCTGCTTAAAAAGCCTTCAGTCAGGGGAACTGTGGACTGGGTCAAGTCAGTATCAAACCTGAAAACCAGGAATACAAAAGAAGCGATGAAGGAAAGTATCGGCGTTGCTATTAAAACCGAAAGCGATAAGAAACGCGTTATCAAAGATGTTCTAGAAAAGGAATACTAATTATGATCAATAAGATTGCCACTTTATCCAATCAGTTGAGGGAAGAGGGACTCCCTGTCAGCATAAGAAGCACCCATTCGGCCACTGAAGTCTATATGCAGCTTGGCGAATCGGATAGGGACTTATTAAGAACTGCCCTAAGAGCCATTTATGTTAAGGACAGGTATGACATCCCAAAATTCAACAAAATCTTTGAAGAGCTTTTCAAAAAGGAAAAGAAAGACTCCGAACTCGATGAAATCCAAAAGAGAAGCGACGCCTATAGGGGAAGGGGTCCAAAATCCAACAAATATATCATTAAAAAACAGAATACTGCTTATAAAAAGGTTCAAAAGGAAAAAATCAACAACGAAAAGCTGAGAATGCTGTCAGGCCAGCCGCTTCTTGAGGAAGTCAAGGAACTAGAGCGTGACGGTGAGCTTATGAACAAGGATTTAACCAAATTAAACAGGTTCGATCCAAGAATGCTTGAAATCTGTCAAAGGCTTGGAAGAAGAATAGCCAACAAGCGTTCAAGACGAAAATTCAGAACAAATTCGAACAAGATTGACATGCGAAGGACCATAAGGGCCAATTTAAAGTATGGTGGAGTGCCGGTGGAGCTTGTCAATGCCAAGCCAAGGCCACATAAGAACGAGCATCTCTTTTTAAATGACATAAGCGGCTCCTGCGAATGGATAAGCAGCTGGTTTTTCATGCTGATGTTTTCAGCCCAGACGGCGTTCAAACATTCAAGAACCTTTGAATTTGACAATAAGGTTATCGAGACAACCGACGCTTTAAAGGAAGAATACTTGATTGATTCCTTTGTAAAGGTCAAGGATTTGAGGGTAAAGAACATGATGGTTCATGGAACCTCCGACATGTACAGCGCCTTTACGCAGTTTCAGGAAAAGGCAACTCTTTCCAACAAGTCCTATGTTATTATTTTATCTGACTGCAGGGACTGGGCAGGACCGAAACAGCATGGAATACCTGCAAGCGTTCACGTGGTCGAAGAGATGGTCAGAGATTCCAAAAAAGTTGTAATACTAAATCCCGAAGACAGGAACAAGTGGGATATTGTGGACAGTTGCGTTTCGCTTTATCAGGATGCCGGAGCGCACGTATTTGAAGTTAATACGCTTAATCAATTAGCTCAATTTGTGGAGCAGATGTAGGTGAGATTATGGATTGTACCAAATGCGGTAATCCAAAAATTATAATTAAAAAGGAACAGTCAGGCCAGTATTTATGCAAGGACTGTTTCATTGATTCAATTGAAAAGAAAGTAATTAAAACAGTTAGAAAGGAAAAGCTACTGGATAAGGGAGATAAAGTTCTGGTTGCGCTTTCAGGAGGAAAGGACAGCGTAACCGCACTCGAAATCCTAAATACCTTCAGGCAAATGAACGTCATTGACATCTGTGCGGTAACTGTGGATGAAGGAATAGACAATTACCGCCAGGACGGCATTGACATAGCCATAAGGCACGCCAAAAGGCTGGGAATTGAGCATAAGGTAGTTTCCCTTAAGGATACCTACGGCATTACTCTTGATGAGATAATGCAGAAGGAAAATCATAGGGGATCCTGTTCATACTGCGGCGTTTTCAGAAGAACGTTAATTAATAAGGCCGCCCGTGAGATGGGAGCTACAAAAATAGCTACCGGCCACAATCTGGATGATGAAGTTCAGGCAATAATGATGAATTACCTGGAAGGAAATACAAATAACCTAACCAAGTTAGGTGCCAAGACCGAGTCCGAGGCGGAAGAATTCACGGTTAAAATAAAGCCTCTGCGTGAAATTCCCGAAAGGGAAATCGGACTCTACGTTGTTGCAAAGGAGCTTGAAGTTCACTTTGCGGGATGTCCTTACGCGCAGCAATCATTCAGAAAAGAGGTTTCAGAGCATATCAATCAGCTGGATGAGGCCCATCCGACAATAAAATACTCGACCCTTAGAGGCTACGATAAGATTAAAAAAGCATTAAAAGACGAGTTCAAGAATGATTATGCTCATGGAAGGTGTGAAAAATGTGGAGAACCTTCCTCAAACAGATTATGTAAAGCATGTTCATTTATAGAAGAATTGACTGGTGATTAAATGGAGTTTAAATTAAAATATAAAGATGAATTTGAAAGCAGAGAAATTCCAAAAGACGATTATACGATAAAGGATTTGATTGTAGATTTGGGAATGTCTTCTCAGACCATAGTATCCAAACAGAATGGGGAGCTGGTAATTGAGGATACTATAATTGAAGAAGGCGATAAAATCGAATTAATCCAAATCATATATGGAGGATAACCTTTGAAAATCAGCTATGAATGCGGCCCCTGCTTTTTAAGGCAGGCCCGTGAAGCAATGGATTTGTCAACGGATGACGAAGATTTGAAAATGGAACTGATGAATGACATTTTTAATTTTCTTGCCGTCAATTTCAAGAAGGGAACCAATTCAAACAAGACGGGTTCCCATATGCACAATCTCATAAAGCAGAAAACGGGATGTTTCGATCCATATATTGAGCAGAAGAAACTGGGAAACGAGCTAGCGCTGAAATACCTGCCCATTGCACAGGAGATTTTAAGGGAAAACGACAGCCTGGAAAACCGGGTTAAGATAGCCATTGTGGGAAATATCCTGGATTTCGGAGCCTTTCAGTTAAGTGATGATATAGAGGTTTTAATCAAAAACGCCCTAAATAAGGATTTGGCTATTAAAGACATTGAAAGCTTTGAAGAGTCCCTCAAAAAGCATGACAAGGTTTTGTATCTTGTGGACAATACCGGCGAGATAGTCTTCGATAAGCTGCTTTTGTCTGAAATTAAAAAATATGACCTCGACATTACCATTGCGGTCAAGTCATACCCTATTTTAAACGATGCATGTATGGTGGACGCTATCGATGCGGGTCTTGACGAGTTCGGCGAAATCGTTGAAATAGGAGCCGGAACGGTGGGATACGTCGACAGTGAAATCTCAGAGGAATTCAGGGAAATATTTGAAGACCACGAATTCATAATATCTAAAGGAATGGGCAATTATGAGGGATTGACTGAAATCGACCTTTCAGATAAGGATATCTACTTTTTGCTCTGCTCCAAATGCACAACAATTTCCAAGGATATTGGTGTTAACTTACAGGACATGCTTCTTTTTAAAAAATAATGTGATACTATGAATATTGCTTTCATCGGATTTGGAAAGGTTGCATCTACTTTAGTTCAATTAGTCAACTCACCGGACATTACTTTCTTAACCTCTCATGAAAAGAGATCAAAAGATA contains:
- a CDS encoding pyruvate ferredoxin oxidoreductase subunit gamma, with the translated sequence MIEIRFHGRGGQGAVTAAEILAKAAFKDGKYSQAFPFFGVERRGAPVMAFTRIDDKPIDLRYQVYNPDYVLVLDDGLLNVVDVFSGIKDNTEVTINTESFEGSGEHAVHSIDATGIALDMLGRNIVNTIILGYFAKKTQAVSIESLLEVIKETFPGKVGELNVEATKKAYEMD
- a CDS encoding dihydropteroate synthase-like protein, whose protein sequence is MKVLIITGDLAYPLIKSVVADSNEDVIVHVADTQVAAFLTPNMIIKEVKTHFADQLDEIDLILVPGLIKKGTREITKELGIPTFKGSTDGADLAMVLNLLENIQLSEDKPADKLIEEEKRKEAFKIIDDFENDAETIEKLLLKPNNIRIGKLPVGEDFPMRVLAEIANAPFLSKEALINKCQYFVDCGADMIDIGMAAGEDFSDKVPELIETLRPIVGDRPLSIDTLNSKEILVAAEHGIDFVLSLDLGNQSKVAPTLKEKGIPAVLLPTNFTEGITPKTPEERIEFMQQLIEDTDGLKYVADLILDPVNSASIVESIIACREFHKINKAPMFFGVGNVTELMDADSGGVNVLLAGIGMELGVSILFTPEESGKTRGSVYELSTASKMMFLAKHRKSIPKDLGINLVAFKDKHKRNDIIENELDGIPQAKLSEPLKFVRDKAGSFRINVDYGTTVSDSKIVATHFKKNKADLVIKGSTAKEIYEEIIKKELVTRMEHAAYLGSELQKAEIAMITGKEYVQDFELFKNPDQFKN
- a CDS encoding 1,4-beta-cellobiosidase, with amino-acid sequence MNFDNMVILAVIVAIIILTMGAFVYTSSTDITTNNITDVNDTKNTNNTNDTGLLSWLTGNSTSDSSSSSQQQSPSSSSSSSSSSGGSSSSYYSGGSSSSSSSSGGSSSSGGSSSGGSSSGGSSSGGSSSGGSSSGGSHDYNIVDDD
- a CDS encoding AAA family ATPase; translated protein: MDEITIKDIDKALSNEQYVSNKEISTTLYLSFLLGKPMLIEGPPGVGKTELAKVVAKTFDRDFFRIQCYEGITFEQIVGEWNYQKQLLHLEAAKNRDNMEDTIFEEEYFIRRSLLNAFLNDKDSVLLIDEIDKADEEVESFLLQALGEQEITINDLGTFQLQNDLIVILTSNSQRSLLDETKDRCLFLYIPYPSIEREIQIVKSKIPEADDETVSKVVQIVHNIRNLNLLKKPSVRGTVDWVKSVSNLKTRNTKEAMKESIGVAIKTESDKKRVIKDVLEKEY
- a CDS encoding vWA domain-containing protein, with protein sequence MINKIATLSNQLREEGLPVSIRSTHSATEVYMQLGESDRDLLRTALRAIYVKDRYDIPKFNKIFEELFKKEKKDSELDEIQKRSDAYRGRGPKSNKYIIKKQNTAYKKVQKEKINNEKLRMLSGQPLLEEVKELERDGELMNKDLTKLNRFDPRMLEICQRLGRRIANKRSRRKFRTNSNKIDMRRTIRANLKYGGVPVELVNAKPRPHKNEHLFLNDISGSCEWISSWFFMLMFSAQTAFKHSRTFEFDNKVIETTDALKEEYLIDSFVKVKDLRVKNMMVHGTSDMYSAFTQFQEKATLSNKSYVIILSDCRDWAGPKQHGIPASVHVVEEMVRDSKKVVILNPEDRNKWDIVDSCVSLYQDAGAHVFEVNTLNQLAQFVEQM
- a CDS encoding TIGR00269 family protein, giving the protein MDCTKCGNPKIIIKKEQSGQYLCKDCFIDSIEKKVIKTVRKEKLLDKGDKVLVALSGGKDSVTALEILNTFRQMNVIDICAVTVDEGIDNYRQDGIDIAIRHAKRLGIEHKVVSLKDTYGITLDEIMQKENHRGSCSYCGVFRRTLINKAAREMGATKIATGHNLDDEVQAIMMNYLEGNTNNLTKLGAKTESEAEEFTVKIKPLREIPEREIGLYVVAKELEVHFAGCPYAQQSFRKEVSEHINQLDEAHPTIKYSTLRGYDKIKKALKDEFKNDYAHGRCEKCGEPSSNRLCKACSFIEELTGD
- a CDS encoding MoaD/ThiS family protein, whose amino-acid sequence is MEFKLKYKDEFESREIPKDDYTIKDLIVDLGMSSQTIVSKQNGELVIEDTIIEEGDKIELIQIIYGG
- a CDS encoding damage-control phosphatase ARMT1 family protein — encoded protein: MKISYECGPCFLRQAREAMDLSTDDEDLKMELMNDIFNFLAVNFKKGTNSNKTGSHMHNLIKQKTGCFDPYIEQKKLGNELALKYLPIAQEILRENDSLENRVKIAIVGNILDFGAFQLSDDIEVLIKNALNKDLAIKDIESFEESLKKHDKVLYLVDNTGEIVFDKLLLSEIKKYDLDITIAVKSYPILNDACMVDAIDAGLDEFGEIVEIGAGTVGYVDSEISEEFREIFEDHEFIISKGMGNYEGLTEIDLSDKDIYFLLCSKCTTISKDIGVNLQDMLLFKK